In Acidobacteriota bacterium, one genomic interval encodes:
- a CDS encoding aconitate hydratase, whose amino-acid sequence MAHNLFNSLQNFESKDGSNGSFYSLPELERQGIGPISKLPISIRIVLESVLRNYDGKRVTEDNVRRLANWEPNHLRTEEIPFTVARILLQDFTGVPLLVDLAAMRSAAARMNKGPQIIEPLVPVDLVIDHSVQVDFSSVPDALRLNMEMEFKRNRARYQFLKWGMQAFDGFNVVPPGIGICHQVNLEYLAKGVQEKDGVFYPDTLVGTDSHTTMINGLGVVGWGVGGIEAEAGMLGQPVYFLTPDVVGVHLTGSLRDGVTATDLVLTVTEMLRKARVVGKFVEYHGEGAASLSVTDRATIANMSPEYGATMGFFPIDEQTCAYYKATGRSDEQVQLIRSYFTAQGMFGVPGKGECHYSTVLELDLSSVEPSVSGPKRPQDRIALSDLKGKFVEILQKPFGENGYNKSKDEIGQRFPAIIGARHNGPLAGGGEQEPETAPVTAHGATSATNTSVASETEMMNNRPTPDRVEETKAAGFHSRIDLGHGDVLIAAITSCTNTSNPSVMLAAGLLAKKAVDKGLMVRPAVKTSLAPGSRVVTDYLEKAGLQPYLNELGFNLVGYGCTTCIGNSGPLDPGIEEVISQKDLVGASVLSGNRNFEARVHQSVKANFLMSPPLVVAFALAGRVNINLAEESIGKGTDGREVYLRDIWPSAEEVREHLQTAFDPETYRRRYSNFVEANPLWNEIPSIAGDVYEWDPESTYIQEPPYFEGFSMEPEGVSAIKGARALAIFGDSVTTDHISPAGAIKPTSPAGLYLQAMGVSVADFNSYGARRGNDRVMTRGTFANVRIKNLMVPGVEGGVTIHQPGGERMSIYDASMKYQAEGVPLMIFAGQEYGTGSSRDWAAKGTRLLGVRAVVAQSFERIHRSNLVGMGVLPCQFAEGTNTQSLHLDGSETFDLTGFEGGVSPRQDLTLVIHRLRCETERVPVTLRIDTPIEVDYYLHGGILPYVLRQLIAQNQKTFR is encoded by the coding sequence ATGGCACACAATCTCTTCAACTCATTACAAAACTTCGAAAGCAAAGACGGCTCGAACGGCAGTTTCTACTCCTTGCCCGAGCTCGAACGTCAAGGCATCGGCCCTATTTCAAAGCTTCCCATCAGCATTCGCATAGTTCTCGAATCAGTCTTACGCAACTACGATGGCAAACGCGTCACTGAGGACAACGTACGCAGGCTCGCGAACTGGGAACCAAACCATCTGCGGACCGAGGAGATTCCGTTCACGGTTGCGCGCATACTGCTGCAGGACTTCACCGGCGTGCCGCTGTTAGTCGACCTGGCGGCCATGCGCTCGGCCGCGGCCCGAATGAACAAGGGCCCCCAGATCATAGAGCCGCTCGTTCCGGTCGATCTGGTGATCGATCATTCCGTTCAGGTCGACTTCTCGAGCGTGCCTGATGCTCTGCGTTTGAACATGGAAATGGAGTTCAAACGCAACCGCGCGCGGTATCAATTTCTGAAGTGGGGGATGCAAGCGTTCGACGGCTTCAACGTCGTGCCGCCCGGCATCGGCATCTGTCATCAAGTCAACCTCGAGTACCTGGCCAAAGGAGTTCAAGAGAAAGACGGCGTCTTCTATCCTGACACGCTGGTCGGCACTGACTCGCACACAACGATGATCAATGGGTTGGGCGTCGTAGGCTGGGGTGTTGGCGGTATCGAAGCCGAAGCGGGAATGCTCGGGCAACCGGTCTATTTCCTCACCCCCGACGTTGTCGGTGTGCACCTGACCGGCAGTTTGCGCGACGGTGTGACCGCGACCGACCTGGTGTTGACCGTGACCGAGATGCTTCGCAAGGCGCGGGTCGTCGGCAAGTTCGTCGAATACCATGGTGAAGGCGCGGCCAGCTTGTCGGTCACCGATCGCGCGACCATCGCCAACATGTCTCCTGAATACGGCGCAACGATGGGCTTCTTCCCGATCGATGAGCAGACCTGCGCTTACTACAAAGCAACCGGACGCTCGGACGAGCAAGTGCAGTTGATCCGAAGCTACTTCACCGCGCAGGGGATGTTTGGCGTTCCGGGCAAAGGCGAATGCCATTACAGCACAGTGCTCGAGCTCGATCTTTCATCAGTCGAACCCAGCGTCTCCGGACCGAAGCGCCCGCAGGATCGCATCGCGCTGTCGGACCTCAAGGGCAAGTTCGTCGAGATCCTTCAGAAGCCATTCGGCGAGAACGGCTACAACAAATCGAAAGACGAAATTGGCCAACGCTTCCCGGCAATCATCGGTGCGCGGCACAACGGACCGCTCGCGGGTGGCGGAGAGCAGGAACCTGAGACGGCCCCGGTCACCGCGCACGGCGCAACCAGCGCGACGAACACTAGCGTCGCCAGCGAGACCGAGATGATGAACAACCGGCCGACTCCGGACCGTGTTGAAGAGACCAAAGCCGCCGGCTTCCACAGCAGGATAGATCTCGGCCACGGCGATGTGTTGATCGCGGCGATCACTTCGTGCACCAATACCTCGAACCCGAGCGTGATGCTTGCCGCGGGGCTGTTGGCGAAGAAAGCGGTCGACAAGGGCCTGATGGTTCGCCCGGCTGTAAAAACTTCGCTCGCGCCGGGCTCGCGCGTGGTCACCGACTATCTCGAAAAAGCCGGGCTTCAGCCTTATCTGAATGAACTAGGCTTCAACCTCGTCGGGTACGGTTGCACGACGTGCATCGGCAACTCGGGACCGCTCGATCCCGGCATTGAAGAAGTGATCAGCCAGAAGGACCTGGTCGGCGCAAGCGTGCTGAGCGGCAATCGAAACTTTGAAGCGCGCGTGCATCAAAGCGTCAAGGCAAATTTCCTGATGAGCCCGCCTCTGGTCGTCGCATTCGCGCTTGCGGGCCGCGTTAATATCAACCTCGCGGAAGAGTCGATAGGGAAGGGAACAGATGGCCGCGAGGTTTATCTACGGGACATCTGGCCGAGCGCCGAAGAAGTGCGAGAGCATCTGCAGACAGCATTTGACCCCGAGACTTACCGCCGCCGCTACAGCAACTTTGTAGAAGCGAACCCGCTGTGGAATGAGATTCCCTCGATCGCCGGCGATGTCTATGAATGGGACCCCGAATCAACTTACATTCAGGAGCCGCCTTATTTCGAAGGCTTCTCGATGGAGCCCGAAGGCGTCTCCGCGATCAAGGGCGCGCGGGCGCTGGCGATATTCGGCGATTCGGTGACGACCGATCACATCTCACCTGCCGGCGCCATCAAACCGACGTCGCCGGCCGGGCTCTATCTTCAAGCGATGGGCGTGTCGGTGGCGGACTTCAACAGCTACGGTGCGCGCCGCGGGAACGATCGAGTGATGACTCGCGGGACTTTTGCTAACGTTCGGATCAAGAACTTGATGGTCCCCGGCGTCGAAGGCGGCGTGACTATTCATCAACCCGGCGGCGAGCGAATGAGCATCTACGATGCGTCGATGAAATACCAGGCTGAAGGCGTGCCGCTGATGATCTTCGCGGGACAGGAGTACGGTACGGGCAGCTCGCGCGATTGGGCAGCGAAGGGAACTCGACTGCTTGGCGTTCGCGCGGTTGTGGCGCAGAGCTTTGAGCGGATACATCGCTCGAATCTTGTAGGCATGGGCGTGCTGCCGTGCCAGTTCGCGGAAGGCACAAACACGCAGTCACTTCATCTGGACGGCAGCGAGACTTTCGACCTCACCGGGTTTGAAGGTGGAGTCAGCCCTCGCCAGGATTTGACGCTGGTGATTCACCGCTTGAGGTGCGAAACCGAGCGCGTCCCGGTGACGCTTCGCATCGACACCCCGATTGAAGTTGATTACTACCTGCACGGCGGGATACTGCCTTATGTGTTGAGGCAGTTGATTGCGCAGAATCAAAAGACCTTCCGGTGA
- a CDS encoding mechanosensitive ion channel domain-containing protein: protein MILQDQAFTPAVETLFERIIRYLNTPFIERKGFSISIVSLILLVLVICVAALISRYGRRFLQKRVLARFHIDTGLQYTLLRLAHYLIITLGVLYALNLGFSADLTSVAVIVGFLSVGIGFGLQYIAADIASGFILLFERPVRVGDRVRLEDGIEGRVESISLRATVLVTNENMTVIIPNSKLVQNKLVNYSRGSNVRLNIPVGVAYGSDLEKVTEALLEAAGSVEPVLKTPAPRVHFAGFGDSSLDFEIRVWIDEPHKHPQIRSTVNFAINAAFLKHNIEIPFPQRDLHIRSGSSGISRDESAGDHREGERGEPVE, encoded by the coding sequence TTGATCCTTCAAGACCAGGCTTTCACTCCCGCGGTGGAAACGCTGTTTGAGCGAATCATCAGATACCTCAACACCCCATTCATCGAGCGGAAGGGTTTCAGCATCTCGATTGTCAGCCTCATTCTGCTTGTTCTGGTGATATGCGTCGCGGCGTTGATATCGCGCTACGGCCGGCGATTCCTGCAGAAGCGCGTGCTGGCGAGATTTCACATTGACACCGGGCTTCAGTACACGCTGCTCAGGCTTGCGCATTATCTGATCATCACGCTCGGCGTGTTGTACGCGTTGAACCTCGGTTTCAGCGCAGACCTGACCAGCGTAGCGGTCATAGTAGGGTTTCTTTCAGTCGGTATTGGCTTTGGGCTTCAGTACATTGCCGCGGACATTGCCTCCGGGTTCATTCTGTTGTTTGAGAGGCCGGTTCGAGTAGGTGACCGCGTCAGGCTTGAAGATGGAATCGAGGGCCGAGTCGAAAGCATAAGCCTCCGAGCGACCGTTCTCGTAACCAACGAAAACATGACGGTCATAATACCGAATTCCAAGCTCGTTCAAAACAAACTGGTGAACTATTCCCGCGGTTCGAATGTGCGTCTCAACATCCCGGTCGGCGTGGCATACGGAAGCGACCTCGAGAAGGTGACGGAAGCGTTGCTCGAGGCGGCCGGTTCGGTGGAGCCAGTGTTGAAGACGCCCGCTCCGCGCGTACATTTCGCCGGGTTCGGAGATTCGTCCCTCGACTTTGAGATACGCGTCTGGATAGACGAGCCACACAAGCATCCGCAGATTCGCAGCACGGTAAACTTTGCAATAAACGCCGCCTTCTTAAAGCACAATATTGAAATCCCGTTCCCGCAACGCGACTTGCACATTCGGTCAGGCTCTTCTGGAATCTCGCGAGATGAATCCGCGGGCGATCATCGCGAAGGTGAACGCGGCGAACCCGTCGAATAG
- a CDS encoding DUF2318 domain-containing protein, giving the protein MDTKSQMRADKKAQFSEGSKAKGKTTAILVAIAVVLAGVGVFLVMNASNETPPATAVATSPGSSGSDSRDVRIALSDLSSTAKFFDYKLSDNKPVRFFVIKSSDGVYRAALDACDTCYHAKKGYQQEGDDMVCRNCGLHFHSAKINEVHGGCNPVGLPRTVEGDQLVIKASELESRGGYF; this is encoded by the coding sequence ATGGACACGAAATCGCAGATGCGCGCGGATAAGAAGGCGCAGTTTTCGGAAGGCTCAAAGGCCAAGGGCAAGACGACCGCGATCCTGGTCGCAATCGCCGTGGTGCTGGCCGGCGTGGGAGTTTTTCTGGTAATGAATGCTTCAAACGAAACCCCGCCCGCCACCGCTGTAGCGACCAGCCCAGGTTCCAGCGGATCAGACTCTCGCGACGTCAGAATCGCGCTTTCAGACTTGAGCAGCACCGCGAAGTTTTTCGACTACAAGCTGTCCGACAACAAGCCCGTCCGATTCTTCGTGATCAAGAGTTCCGACGGCGTTTATCGCGCGGCGCTCGATGCGTGCGACACCTGCTATCACGCGAAGAAGGGTTATCAGCAGGAAGGCGACGACATGGTCTGCCGGAACTGCGGGCTGCATTTTCATTCGGCGAAGATCAATGAGGTGCACGGCGGCTGCAATCCGGTCGGGCTTCCACGAACGGTCGAGGGCGATCAACTGGTGATCAAAGCGAGCGAGCTCGAGAGCCGCGGGGGCTACTTCTAA
- a CDS encoding FtsX-like permease family protein, which produces MFLTIGIAIGIGTAVALLSLSGSIKEEIGSQLDRFGANIVVVPQSNSLSLDYGGLSVSSVSFDVKQLKNEDAHSVLDIPFRNRISNVSPKLLGAVSANGREVLLAGVDFNSELTLKRWWRLAGRKPEGEQEVLVGYEVARALSLIEPGSTDGQQHVSHGGSHQSGEDQFQFKIVRDRVKIADRDHQVAGVIAQTGGPEDQMIFGSLAHVQSLLNKPDQLSLIEVSALCKDCPIGDIVAQISERIPHAKVSAIQQSVRARSDTVERLTRFSGVVSAVVLAIGALMIFTTMMGSVIERTKEIGVLRAIGFRRTHIIKGLMIEVAVISLFGGLLGWAAGMLASWVALPYFAETRVIFEFQPWLAIVAVLAGLTIGTVSSFYPIVRASRLDPSEAVRYV; this is translated from the coding sequence ATGTTCCTAACAATCGGCATCGCCATCGGCATCGGCACCGCGGTTGCCCTGCTGAGTCTGAGCGGTTCCATCAAAGAAGAAATCGGCTCGCAACTCGATCGGTTCGGCGCAAACATCGTCGTCGTGCCTCAATCAAACAGCCTCTCGCTCGACTACGGAGGACTCTCGGTGTCGAGCGTTTCCTTCGACGTCAAACAACTCAAGAACGAAGACGCGCACAGCGTTCTAGACATTCCGTTTCGAAATCGTATCAGCAACGTCTCGCCAAAGCTGCTCGGCGCAGTCAGTGCCAATGGGCGCGAGGTTCTTCTCGCAGGCGTGGACTTCAACAGCGAGCTGACGCTGAAGCGCTGGTGGCGCCTAGCCGGTCGCAAGCCTGAAGGCGAACAGGAGGTGCTGGTCGGCTACGAGGTCGCCCGCGCTCTTTCACTCATTGAGCCAGGCTCGACCGACGGGCAGCAACACGTTTCGCACGGCGGCTCGCACCAGAGCGGCGAGGATCAGTTTCAGTTCAAGATCGTCCGCGACCGGGTGAAGATCGCCGACCGCGATCATCAAGTGGCGGGAGTGATCGCCCAGACAGGCGGGCCCGAGGACCAGATGATCTTCGGATCGCTTGCTCACGTTCAATCGCTCCTGAACAAGCCGGATCAGTTGAGCCTGATCGAAGTGAGCGCGTTGTGCAAAGACTGCCCGATCGGCGACATCGTCGCACAGATAAGCGAGCGCATCCCTCACGCGAAGGTTTCCGCCATTCAGCAATCGGTTCGCGCGCGATCGGACACGGTGGAGCGGCTTACACGGTTTTCGGGAGTGGTTTCAGCGGTGGTGCTCGCGATCGGAGCGTTGATGATCTTCACGACGATGATGGGCTCGGTCATCGAGCGCACGAAAGAGATCGGCGTGCTGCGAGCGATAGGATTTCGACGGACTCACATCATCAAAGGGTTGATGATCGAGGTCGCGGTGATCAGCCTGTTCGGCGGCTTGTTGGGTTGGGCGGCAGGAATGCTCGCAAGCTGGGTTGCGCTGCCTTACTTCGCGGAAACGAGAGTGATCTTTGAATTTCAGCCCTGGCTTGCAATAGTGGCGGTCCTTGCGGGATTGACCATTGGCACCGTCAGCAGCTTCTACCCCATCGTTCGCGCCTCGCGCCTCGATCCCTCCGAAGCCGTGCGATATGTGTGA
- a CDS encoding ABC transporter ATP-binding protein, translating to MAENEMPFIAIENISKVYEANGESASVRVLSDVNAEIAEGEFVCLMGPSGSGKSTLLTVVGAMNHPTEGRVLVDEIDVYALADERRADFRREYLGFVFQQHHLMPYLNTIENAMLPVATTNLSAKEKRERAMTVLEKVGLADKASRLPNQLSGGEQGRLAIARAIVNEPPLILADEPTGSLDTKTGREVMEVFLRLNAQGQTVFMVTHNPENSALAHRIINIVDGRIA from the coding sequence TTGGCTGAAAACGAAATGCCCTTCATAGCGATCGAGAACATCAGCAAGGTTTACGAAGCAAACGGAGAGTCCGCGAGCGTGCGCGTGCTTTCGGACGTTAACGCTGAGATCGCAGAAGGCGAGTTTGTTTGTTTGATGGGGCCGTCGGGTTCGGGCAAGAGCACGCTGCTCACGGTGGTCGGCGCGATGAATCATCCCACCGAGGGCCGCGTGCTCGTTGACGAGATAGACGTTTACGCCCTAGCCGATGAGCGCCGCGCGGACTTTCGCCGGGAATATCTCGGCTTTGTTTTTCAGCAGCATCACCTGATGCCTTATCTGAACACGATCGAGAACGCGATGCTCCCGGTTGCGACGACCAACTTGAGCGCGAAGGAGAAACGCGAACGCGCAATGACCGTGCTGGAAAAAGTCGGGCTTGCCGACAAGGCTTCACGGCTGCCGAATCAACTTTCAGGCGGCGAGCAAGGGCGGCTGGCGATCGCTCGGGCGATAGTCAACGAGCCGCCTTTGATTCTTGCTGATGAACCGACCGGCTCGCTCGATACAAAGACCGGCCGCGAAGTTATGGAAGTGTTCCTCAGGCTCAACGCGCAGGGACAGACTGTCTTTATGGTGACTCACAATCCTGAGAACTCGGCGCTAGCGCACCGGATTATTAATATCGTTGATGGGCGAATTGCCTAA
- a CDS encoding SDR family NAD(P)-dependent oxidoreductase, with protein sequence MDYQKLFNLEGRVAVVIGAGSGIGQAAAKGLAAHGASVVCADVDPEAAEKTMREIAGGATAMLVDITQTESVAELFRAVTDEYQRLDIVVTTPGANVRKPIADYQDAEFDRVIELNLKGTFRVLREAGRIMSERGSGSIIAFSSIRSQVVEPGQGVYAATKAGIVQMVRALAAELGSTGVRVNAIAPGVVETPLTRPIKDHPEWYAAYAAKSVFGRWATADEMVGPVVYLASDASSYVTGSVLFVDGGWTAVDGRFDPPL encoded by the coding sequence ATGGACTACCAAAAACTCTTTAACCTGGAGGGCCGCGTAGCAGTGGTGATCGGGGCGGGGTCGGGCATCGGCCAGGCTGCCGCAAAGGGACTCGCGGCCCATGGCGCGTCGGTTGTTTGCGCTGATGTCGACCCGGAAGCCGCCGAGAAAACCATGCGTGAGATCGCTGGCGGAGCAACGGCAATGCTCGTTGACATCACGCAAACCGAAAGCGTCGCGGAGCTGTTTCGCGCTGTCACGGATGAGTATCAGCGTCTGGACATAGTCGTCACAACGCCGGGCGCTAATGTGCGCAAGCCAATCGCAGACTATCAAGACGCGGAGTTCGACCGAGTGATCGAACTGAATCTTAAAGGAACGTTTCGAGTCTTGCGCGAAGCGGGGCGAATCATGTCGGAGCGCGGTAGTGGCAGCATCATCGCTTTCTCGTCTATTCGTTCGCAGGTCGTTGAGCCAGGACAGGGCGTGTACGCGGCAACCAAGGCCGGCATCGTGCAGATGGTGCGCGCTCTCGCGGCCGAGCTTGGATCGACTGGAGTGCGAGTGAACGCAATCGCTCCTGGAGTTGTCGAAACCCCGTTAACCCGACCCATCAAGGATCACCCCGAATGGTATGCGGCTTATGCAGCGAAGAGTGTGTTTGGCCGATGGGCCACCGCGGATGAGATGGTCGGGCCGGTGGTTTATTTGGCCTCGGATGCGTCGAGCTACGTTACCGGTTCGGTGCTATTCGTTGACGGCGGATGGACTGCGGTAGACGGGCGATTCGACCCGCCACTCTAA
- a CDS encoding sodium:solute symporter family protein yields MTFLLILVAYAALMIVVGAVVSRGVRHSSDFFVAGRGLGAGLIFSTLLAANIGAGSTVGAAGLGYRDGLSAWWWVGSAGIGSVILALTVGPKIWSVAKEHNLYTVGDYLEFRYDRSVRGAMALLLWFGSLSILAGQLIAVAWILNVVAGVGKPVGCSIAAVVITTYFTLGGLHATARVNVLQLTVKIAGFVAVLIYLLGAGNGLAGLKESVTTTVGAENVEAYFGVTGQGWSAAISYLAILAPSFVISPGLLQKLFGARDKRAVRIGVGANAAALLAYAIVPVLIGVIARSKFPELTNHELALPTLLTQALPLWLGALLLGAIFSAELSAADAALFMLSTSLSKDLYKAFLNPVATDEQLMRVAKASAIACGVAGAILGTFLPTVISALKIFYTLLSAALLLPLIAGLYTRKVQARSAILSMLASVFVTFALELISEGRGVRGVPSLIVGIAVGTVVMLSVNAIWKTRELNAS; encoded by the coding sequence ATGACCTTTCTTCTAATTCTTGTCGCCTACGCCGCGTTGATGATCGTTGTTGGCGCGGTCGTCTCGCGAGGTGTGCGACACTCAAGCGACTTCTTTGTAGCCGGGCGAGGCCTCGGGGCCGGGTTGATCTTCTCGACGCTTCTCGCCGCGAACATTGGCGCGGGCTCGACTGTTGGGGCAGCCGGGCTCGGCTATCGCGATGGACTGTCTGCGTGGTGGTGGGTCGGGTCGGCGGGGATCGGCTCGGTGATACTCGCGCTGACCGTAGGCCCCAAGATCTGGAGCGTCGCCAAGGAGCACAACCTCTACACAGTCGGCGACTATCTGGAGTTTCGCTACGACAGAAGCGTTCGCGGTGCGATGGCCCTGCTTCTTTGGTTTGGGTCGCTGTCGATTCTCGCCGGTCAGTTGATCGCAGTCGCGTGGATACTCAACGTCGTCGCGGGCGTGGGCAAGCCCGTCGGCTGCTCGATCGCAGCGGTCGTGATCACGACTTACTTCACGCTTGGAGGCTTGCACGCGACGGCTCGCGTAAACGTATTGCAGTTGACGGTTAAGATCGCGGGCTTCGTGGCCGTGTTGATTTACTTACTTGGCGCGGGCAACGGGCTCGCGGGCTTGAAGGAGAGTGTGACGACCACGGTTGGGGCGGAGAACGTCGAGGCTTACTTCGGAGTGACAGGTCAGGGCTGGTCTGCGGCGATCAGCTACCTCGCCATCCTCGCGCCGTCGTTCGTGATCTCGCCGGGCCTGTTGCAGAAGCTCTTCGGCGCGCGCGACAAGAGAGCGGTGCGCATCGGGGTTGGCGCAAACGCTGCGGCTCTGCTGGCGTACGCCATTGTGCCCGTGCTGATTGGCGTCATCGCGCGATCCAAATTTCCGGAGCTGACAAATCACGAACTGGCGCTTCCGACGTTGTTGACTCAGGCGCTGCCGCTGTGGCTGGGGGCGTTGTTGTTGGGCGCAATCTTTTCGGCTGAGCTGAGCGCGGCCGACGCGGCGTTGTTCATGCTGAGCACCTCATTAAGCAAGGACCTCTACAAGGCCTTCCTCAATCCTGTCGCTACGGATGAGCAACTGATGCGAGTAGCTAAAGCTTCGGCGATTGCGTGCGGAGTTGCCGGTGCGATACTGGGTACTTTTCTCCCGACGGTGATCTCGGCGCTGAAGATCTTCTACACGCTTCTGTCGGCGGCGTTGCTATTGCCTCTCATAGCGGGGTTGTACACGCGAAAGGTCCAAGCACGCTCGGCCATTCTATCGATGTTGGCTTCTGTGTTTGTGACGTTCGCGCTCGAGCTGATCTCTGAAGGCCGAGGAGTTCGAGGCGTGCCGTCGCTGATTGTGGGCATCGCCGTAGGCACGGTGGTCATGTTGAGCGTTAATGCTATTTGGAAAACGCGCGAGCTAAACGCGAGTTAA
- a CDS encoding P1 family peptidase codes for MTATADRRSITDVAGIKVGHFTDTRRPTGCTVILTEEGAVAGVDVRGSAPGTRDTDLLNPINTVQTVHAIMLSGGSAFGLDTATGAMRYLEEHGIGFDMRVARVPIVPAAILFDLGVGDAKIRPDAEAGYKACKAAVTTAPVEGNVGAGAGATVGKLFGMSRAMKSGIGTSAIKLEGVTVGAIVAVNAVGDVFDPATGKVVAGARTKDGKSLLNSMAAILGGEPLPPALAGAATTIGVVATDVALTKAQASKVAQMAHDGLARTINPVHTAYDGDTIFALATGRSSKPANVTLIGALAAEAMAQAVLRAVRAARGIAGLPSATEL; via the coding sequence CTGACTGCTACTGCTGACCGGCGTTCGATCACCGACGTCGCAGGAATCAAGGTCGGGCACTTCACCGACACGCGCAGGCCCACCGGCTGTACGGTGATTCTCACCGAGGAAGGCGCGGTTGCCGGTGTCGATGTTCGAGGCTCTGCGCCCGGAACGCGAGACACCGATCTGCTCAATCCGATCAACACCGTTCAAACGGTCCACGCGATCATGCTCTCGGGCGGGAGCGCATTCGGGCTCGATACGGCGACTGGCGCGATGCGCTACCTTGAAGAGCACGGGATTGGCTTCGACATGCGAGTGGCTCGCGTGCCGATCGTTCCTGCGGCGATCCTGTTCGACCTCGGAGTCGGCGACGCGAAGATCCGGCCCGATGCTGAAGCCGGATACAAAGCCTGCAAAGCTGCGGTGACGACGGCGCCTGTTGAAGGCAACGTCGGCGCGGGCGCTGGGGCTACGGTTGGCAAGTTGTTCGGAATGTCGCGGGCGATGAAGAGCGGCATCGGCACATCGGCAATAAAGCTCGAAGGCGTTACGGTCGGTGCAATCGTGGCAGTAAACGCCGTAGGCGACGTCTTTGATCCAGCGACTGGCAAGGTCGTTGCCGGGGCGCGAACGAAAGACGGTAAGTCGCTGCTGAATTCGATGGCGGCGATACTCGGGGGCGAGCCGTTACCGCCGGCTCTTGCCGGCGCAGCGACGACGATCGGAGTCGTTGCGACTGATGTGGCGCTAACAAAAGCACAGGCGTCGAAGGTTGCGCAGATGGCTCACGACGGGTTGGCTCGGACGATTAATCCGGTGCACACGGCTTATGACGGCGACACGATTTTTGCGCTCGCGACCGGCAGGTCTTCGAAGCCGGCTAACGTGACGTTGATTGGCGCGCTGGCCGCCGAAGCGATGGCTCAAGCGGTCTTGCGCGCGGTTCGCGCCGCTCGCGGGATTGCTGGATTGCCGAGCGCTACAGAATTGTGA
- a CDS encoding DUF4160 domain-containing protein: MPTVFRTGPYRFFFYAGDRDEPQHIHVERDADIAKFCLDPVILLTSCFA, encoded by the coding sequence ATGCCCACTGTCTTCAGAACCGGACCGTACAGGTTTTTCTTCTACGCCGGGGACCGCGATGAGCCGCAACACATCCACGTCGAGCGCGACGCGGACATCGCGAAGTTCTGCCTTGATCCGGTAATATTGTTGACCTCTTGTTTCGCATAG